A window of Infirmifilum lucidum contains these coding sequences:
- a CDS encoding radical SAM protein codes for MDWLELLRPDAVFVWRNEEVKRRLHHYYSILKGSRPPKYRAVKRFEVEFNPQDALEELFEVHREASRAFEEFYSSIASGDVSLNNMKIPEESLLDLKITIVKKMMRECHLCEWRCGVDRTQGRRGACGLDSKVRVASAFLHMGEEAPLVPSGTIFFTGCSFKCVYCQNWDISTRPLNGVEVTAQDLAGISTELYLKGARNINYVGGNPDQQAHLIIESLKYMDVDVPLLWNTNMYMSAELLELLYDVVDIWLPDFKYGNNSCARRLSGVPRYFEVASRNHKYVCERGGDIIIRHLVLPNHVECCTKPVLKWISENCPRALVNIMEQYRPEHLVARYPEKWPEIARRPTVDEMQEAYGYADKLGICWRPVS; via the coding sequence ATGGACTGGCTCGAGCTCTTGAGGCCTGACGCAGTCTTTGTGTGGCGTAACGAGGAAGTCAAGCGCAGGCTCCACCACTATTACTCCATACTCAAGGGGTCTAGACCCCCCAAGTACCGCGCGGTCAAGCGCTTTGAGGTAGAGTTTAACCCTCAAGATGCTCTCGAAGAACTGTTCGAGGTGCACCGGGAGGCGTCGAGGGCGTTCGAAGAATTCTACAGCAGCATTGCCAGCGGTGATGTGTCCCTTAACAATATGAAGATCCCCGAGGAGTCGCTCTTAGACTTGAAGATTACTATAGTGAAGAAGATGATGAGGGAATGTCACCTCTGTGAGTGGCGTTGCGGGGTGGATAGAACCCAGGGCAGGAGGGGGGCTTGTGGGCTCGACTCGAAGGTGAGGGTTGCCTCAGCTTTCCTCCACATGGGTGAAGAGGCGCCGCTAGTCCCGTCTGGAACAATATTCTTCACGGGCTGTAGTTTTAAGTGCGTCTACTGCCAGAACTGGGACATCTCCACGAGGCCCCTCAACGGCGTAGAAGTTACGGCACAGGACTTAGCGGGGATTTCTACAGAGCTGTACTTAAAGGGTGCTAGGAACATAAATTACGTCGGCGGAAACCCGGATCAGCAGGCTCACCTAATAATCGAGTCGCTGAAGTACATGGACGTCGACGTGCCGCTGTTGTGGAACACGAATATGTACATGAGCGCCGAGCTCCTAGAACTACTCTACGACGTCGTAGACATCTGGTTGCCGGACTTCAAGTATGGAAATAACTCCTGCGCGAGGAGGCTCTCGGGAGTCCCCCGCTACTTCGAAGTCGCGTCGAGAAACCACAAGTACGTGTGTGAGAGAGGTGGGGACATCATTATAAGACACCTAGTCCTCCCCAACCACGTCGAGTGTTGCACTAAGCCTGTTCTCAAGTGGATCTCTGAGAACTGCCCAAGAGCGCTCGTGAACATAATGGAGCAGTACAGGCCTGAACACCTCGTGGCAAGGTACCCCGAGAAGTGGCCCGAGATAGCTAGACGCCCTACAGTCGACGAGATGCAAGAAGCATATGGCTACGCCGACAAACTGGGCATATGCTGGCGCCCTGTGAGCTAG
- a CDS encoding PhoH family protein — MVKEFQPVTQKQKLLYNALDNKEIELVGVFGPSGTGKSFVVLLYGIKAVKEGKFNRLVVARPLVSLLQSRVYNSVELGSLFFELASSYLTDIVSGYVDEGTIRELSASGKLVFIDPSFLTGRTFDDSLVFLDDVQFLDPSILPEAIIRVGSNSKLVIAGDPVMQALAGNENNTAIIARELLLGEEKALVIDMGVEDIVRPGSKRGFKLALEAKLRRRPLTEDEQRVKSILLSHAPDAEVVSVVWLKDLKEKFGAKTAPDVLVIAKEDTLSRLIGKKGERINKAQEEAGVQIRGIELTNDLSEIVKAIHPVGWIRKHIVKVELAGAELEVHVNSEEYGAFVGKGGSYVRFLDEALKRMLGIGVRGRHAEPPRVEEKKKKRK, encoded by the coding sequence ATGGTGAAGGAGTTTCAACCTGTTACGCAAAAGCAGAAGCTACTCTACAATGCACTTGACAATAAGGAGATAGAACTGGTGGGTGTGTTCGGGCCAAGCGGCACCGGGAAGAGCTTCGTTGTCCTGCTCTACGGTATAAAAGCCGTTAAAGAGGGCAAGTTTAACAGGCTTGTAGTTGCAAGACCCCTCGTAAGCCTCCTCCAGTCCAGGGTCTACAACTCCGTCGAGCTCGGAAGCTTGTTCTTCGAGCTTGCATCCTCTTACCTCACGGACATCGTTTCGGGGTACGTAGACGAAGGGACAATAAGAGAGTTGTCTGCCAGCGGCAAGCTAGTCTTCATAGACCCCAGCTTCCTGACGGGTAGGACTTTCGACGACTCCCTAGTGTTCCTCGACGACGTCCAATTCCTAGACCCCTCAATACTCCCTGAGGCTATAATCCGCGTTGGATCCAATTCAAAACTCGTTATCGCGGGCGACCCCGTCATGCAGGCTCTAGCAGGCAACGAGAACAATACGGCGATCATAGCTAGAGAACTGCTCCTAGGCGAGGAGAAGGCCCTCGTTATAGACATGGGAGTAGAGGACATCGTGAGGCCTGGCTCGAAGCGGGGGTTTAAGCTCGCCTTGGAGGCGAAACTGAGAAGGAGGCCATTAACGGAGGACGAGCAGAGGGTTAAGAGCATCCTGCTTTCACACGCACCCGATGCGGAGGTAGTCAGTGTAGTGTGGCTTAAGGACTTGAAAGAGAAGTTTGGGGCTAAGACAGCGCCGGACGTACTAGTCATAGCGAAGGAGGACACTCTCAGCAGGCTCATCGGCAAAAAAGGCGAGAGGATAAACAAGGCGCAGGAAGAGGCCGGTGTACAGATTAGGGGCATCGAGCTTACAAACGACCTCTCAGAAATAGTGAAGGCTATACATCCAGTGGGCTGGATCAGGAAGCACATCGTGAAGGTGGAGCTGGCCGGCGCAGAGCTAGAGGTGCACGTGAACTCGGAGGAATATGGTGCTTTTGTCGGAAAAGGCGGCTCTTACGTACGCTTCCTGGACGAGGCTTTAAAGAGGATGCTAGGAATAGGCGTCAGAGGTAGACACGCCGAGCCCCCTAGAGTCGAGGAGAAAAAGAAGAAGAGGAAGTAG
- the tpiA gene encoding triose-phosphate isomerase has protein sequence MSLRFPLILINFKAYREASGKRGLELAKTAEKISRETGITIAVAPQLTDLHFIASNVEIPVFSQHVDDAQPGSFTGHVTLEAVKDAGAVGTMVNHSERRVRADQIDIIVKRARELGLVTVVCTNTPEVTAAMAALGPDIVAIEPPELIGTGIPVSKAKPEVVTSSVDLVKRINPSVKVLCGAGITTGEDVVAALKLGTVGVLLASGVVKAKDWEKAIRDLVEPILRMP, from the coding sequence ATGAGTCTGAGATTCCCGCTAATCCTGATAAACTTCAAGGCATATAGAGAGGCAAGCGGCAAAAGGGGTCTTGAGCTCGCGAAGACTGCAGAGAAGATCAGTAGAGAGACAGGTATCACAATTGCAGTAGCCCCCCAATTGACGGACTTGCACTTCATAGCAAGCAACGTCGAAATACCTGTTTTCTCACAGCATGTAGACGACGCCCAACCCGGGAGCTTTACAGGGCATGTCACACTTGAAGCCGTAAAAGATGCGGGCGCTGTTGGTACGATGGTAAACCACTCCGAGAGGAGGGTTCGCGCCGATCAAATAGACATCATAGTCAAGAGGGCCAGGGAGCTGGGTCTCGTCACCGTTGTATGCACTAACACACCAGAGGTCACAGCAGCGATGGCCGCCCTAGGCCCAGATATTGTCGCCATCGAGCCGCCTGAGCTTATAGGCACTGGAATACCTGTATCGAAGGCAAAACCCGAAGTAGTGACATCGTCCGTAGACCTTGTCAAGAGAATCAACCCCTCGGTGAAAGTCCTCTGCGGCGCGGGGATAACAACTGGAGAGGACGTAGTGGCAGCACTGAAGCTCGGCACTGTAGGAGTTCTCTTAGCCTCAGGCGTAGTGAAGGCTAAAGACTGGGAGAAGGCTATTAGAGATCTCGTTGAACCTATACTACGGATGCCGTGA
- a CDS encoding sugar phosphate nucleotidyltransferase, producing the protein MIKTAVVLAGGKGVRLRPLTLTAPKPLLPVGNKPILDHIIGLLVSKGFEKIVVAVNYLGHKILSHLLEKYLDAGVEIVAPSIYPEDTADAVRKLAAFVDEDFLVAMGDVLTNIDLRAFADFHEKSGAFASIGLIEVPSVRDFGAVILDGRWRVLHFMEKPTPHEWYITTVAYSTGKQRYMQPYSNLANSGFYAFKVELLDVLSENPHLMDFGRHVFPWLLENGYNIIGWSAGNAYWIDVGRPASFLAANMDLLDGLPYPLTPRGSPRDGLWIGEDTVINESVVINPPVALGDRIEVLENSVIGPYAIIGDDVKVGRSSRIAYSVIMDKCTLEDQTFVTNSILAKNILVRMRASVRESVIGESSVIESRLEVGPGMIIMPGSVLLEEVKNA; encoded by the coding sequence ATGATAAAAACAGCTGTGGTTCTAGCCGGTGGTAAGGGGGTTCGCCTTAGGCCTCTTACTCTGACAGCTCCTAAACCCCTTCTCCCCGTGGGGAATAAACCTATACTAGACCACATTATCGGCCTGCTCGTCTCGAAGGGGTTCGAGAAAATAGTCGTAGCAGTCAATTATCTTGGCCACAAGATACTCTCACACCTTCTCGAAAAATACCTTGACGCTGGAGTTGAGATAGTCGCACCGAGTATATATCCGGAGGACACAGCGGATGCTGTCAGGAAGTTGGCTGCTTTTGTAGACGAGGACTTCCTCGTGGCAATGGGAGATGTCCTGACGAACATCGACCTTCGCGCATTTGCAGACTTCCACGAAAAGAGCGGCGCATTCGCGAGTATTGGGCTAATAGAGGTTCCCTCAGTGCGCGACTTTGGGGCAGTAATACTGGACGGGAGGTGGAGGGTTCTGCACTTCATGGAGAAGCCTACTCCACATGAATGGTACATTACGACTGTGGCCTACTCGACGGGTAAGCAGAGGTACATGCAGCCCTACTCTAACCTGGCGAACAGCGGCTTCTACGCCTTCAAGGTTGAGCTGCTGGACGTGTTGTCGGAGAACCCGCACCTAATGGACTTCGGGCGACACGTCTTCCCGTGGTTACTCGAGAATGGTTACAACATTATAGGGTGGAGCGCGGGGAACGCGTATTGGATCGACGTGGGCCGGCCAGCCTCTTTCCTGGCCGCGAATATGGATCTACTGGACGGTTTACCCTACCCGTTGACGCCGCGCGGATCTCCTAGGGATGGATTGTGGATAGGGGAAGATACTGTTATTAATGAGAGCGTTGTGATAAATCCTCCTGTAGCTCTAGGAGACAGGATAGAAGTGCTCGAAAACTCTGTTATTGGACCCTACGCCATTATAGGTGACGATGTTAAAGTGGGGAGGTCGTCTAGAATAGCCTATAGCGTTATCATGGATAAGTGTACTCTGGAAGATCAAACATTTGTTACGAATAGCATTTTAGCAAAAAACATATTAGTCAGAATGAGGGCTAGCGTCAGGGAATCGGTTATAGGTGAGAGTAGTGTGATTGAGAGCAGGCTTGAAGTAGGCCCTGGGATGATTATTATGCCCGGATCCGTACTGCTAGAAGAGGTGAAGAATGCTTGA
- a CDS encoding TIM barrel protein — MALWRPDKVYFGPAGVPTTVKKGGVVEGVIEVKRLGLDAMEIEFVRKIFLNEKSALEVRSTASQLGVVLTVHAPYYINLNSSEGGKVKASIDRILESARIGFKAGAWSLCFHAGYYGDSGASSVHEVIKSRVKEIVRTLEDEGVEMWIRPETTGKPSQYGTLEEILDISSEVEMVLPVVDFAHIHARGAGAIKQYEDFARILSLIEDRLGRLGLDNMHIHVSGIEYGDKGEIRHLNLAEADLSSELLVKALKEFNVKGVIISESPNLEGDAILLKELYYGAERRKSRRSRSRASRSE, encoded by the coding sequence ATGGCCCTCTGGAGGCCCGATAAGGTCTACTTCGGCCCGGCAGGCGTGCCCACTACTGTAAAGAAGGGGGGAGTCGTGGAGGGGGTTATTGAAGTTAAAAGGCTTGGCCTCGATGCCATGGAGATAGAGTTCGTTAGAAAAATATTCCTGAACGAGAAAAGTGCACTCGAAGTTAGGAGTACTGCCAGCCAACTAGGGGTAGTCCTCACAGTCCACGCCCCCTACTACATAAACCTCAATAGTAGCGAGGGGGGCAAAGTTAAAGCAAGCATAGATAGGATCCTGGAGTCTGCACGCATAGGCTTCAAGGCTGGGGCCTGGAGCCTGTGCTTCCACGCAGGATACTACGGGGACAGTGGCGCCTCTAGTGTACACGAAGTAATTAAAAGTAGGGTTAAGGAAATTGTTAGGACACTGGAGGACGAGGGCGTCGAGATGTGGATTAGGCCCGAGACTACGGGCAAGCCATCACAGTACGGGACGCTCGAGGAGATACTGGACATAAGCTCGGAGGTCGAGATGGTTCTACCCGTAGTAGACTTCGCCCACATTCACGCCCGCGGCGCTGGAGCCATCAAGCAGTACGAGGATTTCGCCAGAATTCTGAGCCTTATAGAGGATAGGCTCGGGAGGCTCGGTCTAGACAACATGCACATCCACGTGTCAGGCATAGAGTACGGCGATAAAGGCGAGATAAGGCACCTCAACCTGGCAGAGGCAGACCTTAGCTCGGAACTCTTGGTGAAGGCGCTGAAGGAGTTTAACGTCAAGGGAGTCATAATATCTGAGAGCCCGAACCTCGAGGGCGACGCTATATTGCTAAAAGAGCTCTATTACGGGGCAGAGAGGCGCAAGTCCCGCAGGTCTAGAAGCAGGGCATCGCGTAGCGAGTAG
- the dph2 gene encoding diphthamide biosynthesis enzyme Dph2, whose product MIVEGYEIDEEQIYAWIRQNSVRSVLVEAPDGLKRIAVAVAGLLEDKGLTVFLLASHTWGGCDVGYREARELGVDGIIHIGHHGPVWFSPPSKPRVLFVPAFSTVDPTPLVLEAALEARREGARSLSVVTTVQHVKWLPEWKRALSELGLEVITGSYSGFEGLIVGCNYTSLRASDAVIVVAGGRFHALGAAIWSGRPTWEVDPYQRRVYKVETVAILSRRLFSLSRAMEARAFMVLVSTKPGQNRLDVAAKIKRALEEKKRKAVIVVFNDISREQVENFQGFDAYVNTACPRLAIDDESIFPGPALNPGEVKYILRGSLEGYSLRDALLLDLRDLRLSAP is encoded by the coding sequence GTGATAGTCGAGGGCTATGAAATCGATGAAGAGCAGATTTACGCGTGGATCCGGCAAAACAGCGTCAGGAGTGTCCTGGTCGAGGCGCCTGACGGTCTAAAGAGGATTGCAGTCGCAGTAGCCGGGTTGCTAGAGGACAAGGGCCTAACAGTATTCCTCTTGGCAAGCCACACGTGGGGCGGGTGCGACGTCGGATACAGGGAGGCGCGAGAGCTAGGCGTAGACGGCATTATCCACATCGGGCACCATGGCCCCGTGTGGTTCAGCCCCCCTAGCAAGCCTAGGGTGCTCTTCGTCCCAGCATTCTCGACAGTCGACCCAACACCCCTTGTCTTGGAGGCGGCGCTTGAAGCTAGGCGAGAGGGGGCCCGCTCACTATCTGTAGTTACGACAGTCCAGCACGTCAAATGGCTCCCGGAGTGGAAAAGGGCTCTATCCGAACTAGGGCTCGAGGTGATTACAGGTAGCTATTCTGGCTTCGAGGGATTAATCGTGGGTTGCAACTACACGTCCCTTAGGGCGTCTGATGCCGTCATAGTTGTCGCAGGCGGGAGATTCCACGCGCTGGGGGCTGCCATCTGGTCTGGGCGGCCCACGTGGGAAGTGGATCCTTACCAGAGGAGGGTCTATAAGGTCGAGACTGTAGCCATTCTCTCGCGGAGGCTTTTCAGCTTGTCTAGAGCTATGGAGGCCAGAGCTTTTATGGTACTTGTCTCCACGAAGCCCGGACAGAACAGGCTCGACGTCGCCGCTAAGATTAAGAGAGCCCTCGAGGAGAAGAAGCGCAAGGCAGTGATAGTAGTGTTCAACGACATATCACGCGAGCAGGTGGAGAACTTCCAGGGATTTGACGCGTACGTAAATACAGCTTGCCCCCGTCTCGCGATAGACGACGAGAGTATTTTCCCCGGCCCGGCACTAAATCCTGGCGAGGTAAAGTACATTTTACGCGGCAGCCTTGAAGGCTACTCGCTACGCGATGCCCTGCTTCTAGACCTGCGGGACTTGCGCCTCTCTGCCCCGTAA
- a CDS encoding phosphohexomutase domain-containing protein translates to MRRPPLPYYNNRIYGTANTQLTPENSAELGAVLGTLVGEGALVTAARDYYPPSRMLKRAFTAGLMSTGVSVIDFHAATLPEVSFAVKRFGARAGVHFSVAPYGDNVIQVRVLDSAGVEISSERLEDILSMFESHHAVRAVPTRVGWVTYAEYIHDIYVSSASSFVDSSPIMAKEPLVLVDMNFGPASEALPNLLSSIGARFIAVNSSRPPPNLVPRQLPSIKAMNMLGELCKATGATFAVAVSGDASQAYFVDDKGRYVDPDRFLALMALMLPQGSRLAVTDSAYRVVDTVAEKNKLSLVRVKGIAGDIARGVRRLRVNLGATDSGEVIFPQFSLAPDGMLMVAKLLEMLMTEEVRLSTVIEALPEPQLYTLEIDADASVGLKVLDSLFLEHTEVAVAPGAVKYRLGDLWVKVSLGMDGSKIYVSTEATSKASIEVLKKEFERISELAESLK, encoded by the coding sequence TTGAGGAGGCCCCCTCTGCCCTACTACAATAACAGGATCTATGGCACAGCGAATACCCAGCTTACACCAGAGAACTCCGCTGAGCTCGGGGCAGTCCTGGGAACTCTAGTCGGCGAGGGGGCACTCGTAACCGCGGCTAGAGACTACTACCCCCCGTCGAGGATGCTGAAAAGGGCGTTCACCGCTGGCTTAATGTCGACTGGTGTCTCTGTGATAGACTTTCACGCGGCAACACTGCCTGAAGTCTCCTTTGCTGTGAAAAGGTTTGGGGCTAGGGCCGGGGTTCACTTCTCGGTCGCCCCATACGGTGATAACGTCATACAGGTCAGGGTACTAGACTCTGCCGGCGTGGAGATTTCCTCGGAGAGGCTCGAGGACATACTCTCGATGTTCGAGTCACACCACGCAGTAAGAGCCGTGCCTACGAGAGTTGGCTGGGTGACGTACGCGGAGTATATCCACGACATCTACGTCTCATCTGCTAGTAGCTTCGTGGACAGCTCGCCGATTATGGCCAAAGAGCCCCTCGTGCTGGTAGACATGAACTTTGGGCCTGCAAGCGAGGCTCTTCCGAACCTGCTGAGCTCTATAGGTGCCCGGTTCATAGCAGTTAACTCCAGTAGGCCTCCCCCAAACCTCGTGCCACGCCAGCTCCCTAGCATAAAGGCCATGAACATGCTAGGCGAGCTCTGCAAGGCCACTGGTGCGACATTCGCTGTAGCAGTGTCTGGCGATGCTTCACAGGCATACTTTGTAGATGACAAGGGAAGGTATGTTGACCCAGACCGCTTCCTAGCTCTTATGGCCCTAATGCTACCTCAGGGCTCGCGCCTTGCAGTAACTGACTCGGCATACAGGGTCGTCGACACGGTAGCGGAGAAGAATAAACTCTCGCTCGTGCGCGTCAAGGGTATTGCAGGAGACATAGCGAGGGGGGTGAGGCGCTTGAGGGTGAATCTCGGTGCGACAGACTCAGGCGAAGTTATTTTCCCTCAGTTCTCACTAGCTCCCGACGGAATGCTCATGGTGGCTAAGCTCCTAGAAATGCTGATGACCGAGGAGGTCAGGCTCTCTACGGTAATAGAGGCATTACCAGAGCCCCAACTCTATACTCTCGAGATAGACGCCGACGCTTCGGTAGGTTTGAAGGTTCTTGACTCGCTGTTCCTGGAGCACACGGAGGTAGCTGTAGCGCCCGGAGCTGTAAAGTACAGGCTGGGTGACTTGTGGGTAAAGGTCTCTCTCGGCATGGACGGGTCGAAGATATACGTGAGTACAGAGGCGACCAGTAAGGCCTCCATTGAGGTCTTGAAGAAGGAATTCGAAAGGATAAGTGAGCTCGCCGAGAGCCTGAAGTAG
- the gyaR gene encoding glyoxylate reductase, with protein sequence MPKPKVYVTRIIPEPGLSMLKECCEVEVHNSKEWPPSRQELIEKVRDKDALLCLLTDKIDAEVMDAAPNLRVISTYSVGFDHIDIPEATKRGIYVTHTPGVLTDAVAEFTVGLILAVTRRIVEADKIIRTGQWDKPWNPYFLTGPELKGKTIGLVGLGRIGVATAKRLSSFDVKLVYYDIERRWDVESILNMEYMDLDTLLSVSDIVSIHTPLTKDTYHLINEERLRKMKKTAYLVNTARGPVVDTNALVKALKEGWIAGAALDVFEQEPLPPDHPLTRLDNVVLAPHIASATIEARQRMAELAARNLIAVLKGEMPPALVNKEVLQVRPLEKVKMI encoded by the coding sequence AAGTCGAGGTTCATAACTCGAAGGAGTGGCCTCCTTCTAGGCAGGAGCTCATAGAGAAGGTTCGGGACAAAGACGCTCTACTCTGCCTCCTCACAGACAAGATAGACGCAGAGGTGATGGACGCCGCCCCCAACCTCAGGGTCATAAGCACCTACAGCGTAGGCTTTGACCACATCGACATTCCAGAGGCGACGAAACGCGGCATATACGTCACCCACACTCCAGGCGTATTAACAGACGCCGTGGCAGAGTTTACAGTAGGGCTAATCCTGGCTGTCACGAGGCGTATAGTTGAAGCCGACAAGATAATCCGCACGGGCCAGTGGGATAAGCCCTGGAACCCCTACTTCCTCACAGGGCCTGAGCTTAAGGGAAAGACCATAGGGCTCGTAGGCCTCGGGAGAATCGGCGTCGCAACAGCCAAGAGGCTTTCCAGCTTCGATGTGAAACTCGTGTACTATGACATCGAGAGGCGGTGGGACGTCGAGAGCATACTAAACATGGAGTACATGGACTTGGACACTCTGCTCAGCGTATCTGACATCGTTTCTATACACACGCCTCTAACGAAAGACACGTACCACCTGATAAACGAGGAGAGGCTTCGAAAAATGAAGAAGACTGCGTACTTGGTAAACACTGCCCGCGGCCCAGTAGTAGACACAAACGCCCTCGTCAAGGCCCTAAAGGAGGGCTGGATAGCCGGCGCCGCGCTAGATGTCTTCGAGCAGGAGCCGCTACCCCCTGACCACCCGCTGACAAGGCTCGACAACGTGGTTCTAGCTCCGCATATTGCCAGTGCAACGATAGAAGCCCGCCAGAGGATGGCTGAGCTTGCCGCGAGAAACCTGATTGCCGTCTTGAAAGGGGAGATGCCCCCAGCCCTCGTGAACAAGGAAGTCCTTCAAGTGAGGCCTCTAGAGAAAGTAAAAATGATTTGA
- a CDS encoding N-glycosylase/DNA lyase gives MLYPNEKRAREVGAALGEPRLVWAFISADPQFHSVKTILEKMGFREGLLYIVGVSLVSYLLTTRGEEHWALAAEFSSRPYSQSLRKFVRESPSLARLREQRLRRLELYLSRAVPLLEPEIEKESIDLSRILASLSTAMEATPDSKTSAFAAKMALYTAVAGGRRFSGGDKVPIPVDYRVSLTTLTSGMLEGWTCQQDIRRLAQIIRSSLRTTIVRLWEAASKAAEKPPVLLDSVAWVSGLCIDENIERPAIIGECIARKVGVDSYLDRLSVLWGYLDRCNYSRP, from the coding sequence ATGCTGTACCCAAACGAGAAAAGGGCCCGCGAGGTAGGAGCGGCTTTAGGAGAACCCCGGCTCGTCTGGGCTTTCATCTCCGCAGACCCTCAATTTCACAGTGTTAAGACTATCCTTGAGAAGATGGGGTTTCGGGAGGGGCTACTGTACATCGTCGGCGTCTCACTCGTTAGCTACCTCTTGACCACGAGAGGAGAAGAACACTGGGCTCTCGCCGCTGAGTTTTCCTCAAGGCCTTACTCTCAGTCTCTTAGGAAGTTCGTTCGGGAGAGTCCTTCACTTGCTAGACTGAGAGAGCAGAGGTTAAGACGCCTTGAGCTCTACCTCTCCAGAGCCGTTCCGCTCCTCGAGCCAGAGATTGAGAAAGAGAGCATTGACCTTTCTAGGATACTAGCTTCTCTGAGTACGGCCATGGAGGCGACGCCCGATAGCAAGACTTCAGCTTTCGCCGCGAAAATGGCTCTCTACACTGCAGTTGCCGGGGGTAGGAGGTTCTCCGGCGGCGATAAAGTGCCCATACCGGTGGACTACCGTGTATCATTAACGACGCTGACATCGGGGATGCTCGAGGGTTGGACCTGTCAGCAGGATATTAGGAGGCTGGCACAGATAATACGTTCCAGCCTAAGAACCACCATTGTAAGACTATGGGAAGCTGCCTCCAAGGCAGCAGAAAAGCCCCCGGTTCTACTCGACAGTGTTGCTTGGGTTAGCGGCTTGTGCATCGACGAGAACATCGAGAGGCCTGCCATTATCGGCGAGTGTATCGCGAGAAAGGTTGGAGTAGACAGCTACTTGGACAGGCTCAGTGTCCTCTGGGGGTACCTGGATAGGTGTAATTACTCGAGGCCGTAA
- a CDS encoding GTPase — protein sequence MIKQADVVVEVVDARDPWGTRSREVEKFADALGKQVIVVVNKADLVPKGILEKWARILRRERKTVFISATKRLGTRLLWKALREATNKRPVLVAVVGIPNVGKSTIINYLKGSHSVGASPIPGYTRHVTRLRVARWLRVLDTPGIVPRNPEELALISALRPEALDDPVPIATRFLELVAKKNPKLLEDLYGVGWENNPLLFLEKLARRRGMLGKGGTPLIEEAARTVIRDWQTGRNNFYLEPEDYGLE from the coding sequence GTGATTAAGCAGGCAGACGTGGTAGTCGAAGTAGTCGACGCACGAGACCCCTGGGGCACTAGGAGCAGGGAAGTTGAAAAGTTCGCCGATGCTCTCGGAAAGCAAGTCATAGTCGTAGTAAACAAAGCAGACCTTGTCCCGAAGGGTATACTCGAAAAGTGGGCTAGGATCCTCCGACGCGAGAGAAAGACAGTATTTATCAGTGCGACCAAAAGGTTGGGCACGCGACTACTCTGGAAGGCCCTGAGGGAGGCAACGAACAAGAGGCCCGTGCTTGTCGCAGTCGTTGGAATACCGAACGTGGGCAAGTCAACGATAATCAACTACCTGAAGGGCTCGCACAGCGTCGGGGCGTCCCCAATTCCCGGCTACACGCGGCACGTCACGAGGCTCAGAGTAGCGCGATGGCTGAGGGTTCTAGACACTCCGGGTATCGTCCCCAGGAACCCGGAGGAACTCGCGCTCATCAGCGCGTTGCGCCCGGAGGCGCTCGACGACCCCGTCCCCATAGCCACGCGCTTCCTAGAGCTAGTCGCCAAAAAGAATCCAAAACTTCTTGAAGACCTGTATGGAGTGGGGTGGGAGAACAACCCACTTCTCTTCCTAGAGAAGCTGGCAAGGCGGAGGGGCATGCTCGGAAAGGGAGGCACTCCCCTTATTGAAGAAGCCGCCAGGACAGTCATAAGGGACTGGCAGACGGGGCGCAACAACTTTTACTTGGAGCCCGAGGATTACGGCCTCGAGTAA